From a single Aestuariibius sp. HNIBRBA575 genomic region:
- a CDS encoding ATPase → MIYNTAQEWRSSPHKRVLFFGMSGLGKTYLSNLLRARGDWFHYSIDYRIGTRYMGELIADNAKKEAMKVPFLRELLMSDSIYIGSNITFDNLTPVSSYLGKPGDPDRGGLPMAQYLKRQNQFQHAEENALLDTGHFIERGQSLYGYPHFICDTGGSICEWVDPDDPNDEILTALSQNCLMIWLKGSDAHTDELVRRFDKAPKPMAYQPEFLAKSWSEYLNENNAQEGDVDPDAFIRWTYARALAHRQPLYEKMSKWGITLCANDVSGVKSAEDFENLIAQTLEMQSPQD, encoded by the coding sequence ATGATTTACAATACCGCTCAGGAATGGCGATCCAGCCCACATAAACGCGTTCTTTTCTTTGGCATGTCAGGCCTGGGAAAGACTTATCTTTCCAATCTGTTACGTGCGCGCGGCGACTGGTTTCACTATTCGATCGATTACCGCATCGGCACGCGCTATATGGGTGAATTGATCGCGGACAACGCCAAAAAAGAGGCGATGAAGGTCCCCTTCCTGCGTGAATTGCTGATGTCGGATTCCATTTATATCGGGTCCAACATCACGTTTGATAACCTGACCCCCGTCTCTTCTTATCTTGGCAAACCCGGCGATCCTGATCGGGGTGGATTGCCCATGGCCCAATATCTGAAACGTCAGAACCAATTCCAACATGCCGAAGAAAACGCGCTGCTGGATACGGGGCATTTCATTGAACGCGGCCAATCCTTATATGGCTATCCCCATTTTATCTGTGACACGGGCGGATCGATTTGCGAATGGGTTGATCCCGATGATCCGAATGATGAAATTCTGACGGCCCTGTCTCAGAACTGTTTGATGATCTGGCTCAAAGGGTCAGATGCCCACACGGATGAATTGGTGCGCCGTTTTGACAAAGCGCCCAAACCCATGGCCTATCAACCGGAATTTTTGGCCAAATCGTGGTCGGAATATTTAAACGAAAACAACGCACAAGAAGGCGATGTTGATCCAGATGCCTTTATCCGCTGGACCTATGCGCGTGCGCTTGCCCATCGCCAGCCCCTTTATGAAAAAATGTCCAAATGGGGCATTACACTTTGCGCAAATGACGTGTCTGGCGTGAAATCCGCAGAGGATTTCGAAAACTTGATCGCCCAAACACTTGAGATGCAGTCGCCACAAGACTAG
- a CDS encoding OmpP1/FadL family transporter, whose product MDKVIKATAVLMMTTTLAHAGGLDRSGQGVGIIFEDGNTFQLSLGSINPTVSGVATGPGLTGASGDMADSYTQLSLAYKHELNDNLSLAIIMDQPFGANVDYADASGGYYATGGAAEVNSTAFTAVARYEMGNGFSVHGGLRYQTVDANVTLPSSATTLYNVDGDGSSGTGYLIGAAYEKPDIALRVALTYNSKVGHEMDVRESTLLAATGASLGFADSTTEFDTPESINLDFQTGIAADTLLFGSIRYAKWTQFSFEPIGYVTANGEALQDYDNDVVSYNVGIGRRFNDTWSGAITYAYEAGDGEFVGNLGPTDGSKAIGIGATYTGDGYKVTAGMRHIWLGDGDTEHPVVDGITGAEFRDNTARAFGVQFTTSF is encoded by the coding sequence ATGGACAAGGTCATAAAAGCAACAGCCGTATTAATGATGACAACAACACTGGCGCATGCCGGCGGACTTGACCGCTCTGGCCAAGGCGTCGGTATCATTTTTGAAGACGGAAACACGTTTCAATTGTCATTGGGCAGCATCAATCCAACGGTATCTGGCGTTGCCACAGGGCCCGGTTTAACTGGTGCGTCTGGTGATATGGCTGACAGTTATACGCAGCTGTCACTGGCCTATAAACACGAACTGAATGACAATTTGTCACTGGCGATCATCATGGATCAGCCATTTGGCGCCAATGTGGATTATGCGGATGCGTCGGGGGGATACTACGCAACCGGTGGTGCCGCAGAGGTAAATTCAACCGCCTTCACCGCCGTCGCGCGCTATGAAATGGGCAACGGATTTTCGGTTCATGGCGGTCTGCGATATCAAACAGTTGACGCCAACGTAACCCTGCCCAGCTCAGCGACGACGCTTTATAATGTGGATGGCGACGGTTCCAGCGGAACGGGCTATCTGATTGGGGCCGCTTACGAAAAACCAGACATCGCATTGCGTGTTGCGTTGACCTACAATTCCAAGGTTGGCCACGAAATGGATGTGCGTGAATCCACCCTGCTCGCCGCAACTGGCGCATCCCTTGGATTTGCAGATTCAACCACCGAATTTGACACGCCTGAATCCATCAATCTGGATTTCCAGACCGGTATTGCCGCCGACACATTGCTGTTTGGGTCTATCCGATACGCCAAATGGACCCAGTTTTCCTTTGAACCGATTGGTTATGTCACCGCCAATGGCGAAGCTTTGCAGGATTATGACAACGATGTCGTGTCCTATAATGTCGGTATAGGTCGCCGGTTTAACGACACTTGGTCGGGTGCAATCACCTATGCCTACGAAGCAGGCGATGGTGAATTCGTTGGGAACCTTGGCCCGACAGATGGTTCAAAAGCCATTGGAATCGGCGCGACATATACGGGTGACGGATACAAAGTGACCGCCGGCATGCGCCACATCTGGCTGGGTGATGGCGACACAGAACATCCTGTTGTGGATGGTATCACTGGTGCAGAATTCCGCGACAACACCGCGCGCGCCTTTGGGGTACAGTTCACCACATCGTTCTGA
- a CDS encoding DMT family transporter, with protein MTPTARAAFWMIGSILSFSAMAIAGRNVSAELDTFEIMLFRSMIGFLIVVSFAALTGQIHRLALHHPGLHFTRNLAHFTGQNLWLYAVAVAPLAQVFALEFTTPIWAILLAPIILREKITQTGLISAALGFVGILIVARPDVTNLSPGLLPAALCAIAFGITALTTRRLTRTEPIIRILFYLTVFQVGFGLITAGYDGTIIMPSLSATPWVVLIAVTGITAHLCLTNALSLAPASIVTPIDFARLPLIAIVGMLLYQEAIDIWVFIGGLVIFGANYFNLSRNK; from the coding sequence ATGACCCCAACGGCACGGGCTGCCTTTTGGATGATCGGCTCGATCCTGTCTTTTTCAGCGATGGCCATCGCCGGGCGCAATGTCAGCGCGGAACTGGATACATTTGAAATCATGTTGTTCCGGTCGATGATCGGGTTTCTGATTGTGGTGTCTTTTGCGGCACTTACCGGGCAAATCCACCGGCTGGCCCTGCACCATCCCGGCCTGCACTTTACCCGTAATCTGGCGCATTTCACCGGGCAAAACCTGTGGCTTTATGCGGTTGCCGTGGCCCCACTGGCCCAAGTATTTGCTCTTGAATTCACCACCCCCATCTGGGCGATTTTGCTCGCGCCGATCATCTTGCGTGAAAAAATCACCCAAACCGGACTGATTTCAGCTGCGCTTGGCTTTGTCGGCATACTGATCGTTGCGCGCCCGGATGTCACCAATCTGTCCCCCGGATTGTTGCCCGCCGCGTTATGCGCGATTGCCTTTGGGATTACAGCTCTGACCACACGCCGCCTGACCCGTACGGAACCGATCATTCGGATTTTGTTTTACCTGACGGTGTTTCAAGTTGGGTTTGGGCTGATCACCGCTGGTTATGATGGAACGATCATTATGCCATCGCTGTCTGCCACCCCTTGGGTTGTATTGATCGCCGTCACCGGGATCACGGCGCATCTCTGCCTTACAAACGCACTTAGCTTGGCCCCGGCCAGTATCGTCACCCCGATTGACTTTGCCCGATTGCCACTGATCGCCATCGTTGGCATGTTGCTATATCAAGAAGCCATTGATATCTGGGTGTTTATCGGTGGCTTGGTTATTTTTGGCGCTAATTACTTCAATCTTTCGCGCAACAAATGA
- a CDS encoding putative quinol monooxygenase has translation MSVHLNGYILVPQDRLNDIRAALVDHIRLTRQEPGCISFNVDENPDIPGRFDVAEEFTDADSFAAHQTRVKASDWGRISAGIERDYTITGLD, from the coding sequence ATGTCTGTTCATCTTAATGGTTATATTTTGGTTCCTCAGGACCGCCTGAATGACATCCGTGCGGCGCTGGTTGATCATATTCGCCTAACCCGACAGGAACCGGGCTGTATTTCGTTTAATGTGGACGAAAACCCAGATATTCCCGGCCGTTTTGACGTCGCCGAGGAATTTACAGATGCGGACAGTTTTGCCGCGCATCAGACGCGGGTCAAAGCCTCTGATTGGGGGCGGATCAGCGCGGGAATTGAACGCGACTACACGATCACCGGGCTGGACTAA
- the guaA gene encoding glutamine-hydrolyzing GMP synthase, with the protein MTDISHDRLLIIDFGSQVTQLIARRLRELNVYCEIHPYQSVTMDKVREMAPRAVILSGGPDSVTRDGSPRAPQEIFDYGVPILGICYGQQTMMTQLGGKVESGHGTAEFGRAFVTPANKLDILDGWFADGDEQVWMSHGDHVSEIAPGFEVYGTSPNAPYAITADVNRHFYAVQFHPEVHHTPNGAKLYENFVKLAGFTGDWTMGAYRQEMIEKIREQVGDKQVICGLSGGVDSSVTAILLHEAIGDQLTCVFVDHGLLRKDEATEVVAMFRDNYNIKLIHADESDLFLGELDGQSDPETKRKIIGKLFIDVFQKHADSIEGAEFLAQGTLYPDVIESVSFSGGPSVTIKSHHNVGGLPEKMGLKLVEPLRELFKDEVRALGLELGLPQSFIGRHPFPGPGLAIRCPGEITREKLEILREADAVYIDQIRKHGLYDEIWQAFVAILPVRTVGVMGDGRTYDFACALRAVTSVDGMTADYYPFTHEFLGETATRIINEVKGINRCTYDITSKPPGTIEWE; encoded by the coding sequence ATGACAGATATTTCCCATGACCGCCTCCTGATTATCGACTTTGGTAGCCAAGTAACGCAGCTGATTGCGCGTCGTTTGCGTGAACTGAATGTCTATTGTGAAATTCACCCCTATCAGTCCGTAACCATGGACAAAGTGCGCGAAATGGCGCCCCGGGCGGTGATCCTGTCGGGGGGGCCTGACAGCGTGACACGCGACGGCAGCCCGCGCGCGCCGCAAGAAATATTTGATTACGGCGTGCCAATTCTGGGCATTTGCTATGGTCAGCAAACGATGATGACCCAATTGGGCGGCAAAGTCGAAAGCGGCCATGGCACAGCCGAATTTGGCCGCGCCTTTGTGACACCGGCCAACAAATTGGACATTCTGGATGGTTGGTTTGCTGATGGTGACGAACAGGTCTGGATGAGCCATGGTGATCACGTCAGTGAAATCGCGCCGGGATTTGAGGTTTATGGAACCTCGCCCAATGCGCCCTATGCCATCACCGCCGATGTGAACCGTCATTTTTATGCAGTGCAATTCCACCCCGAGGTGCATCACACCCCGAACGGTGCCAAACTGTATGAGAACTTTGTCAAATTGGCCGGTTTCACGGGCGATTGGACGATGGGCGCCTATCGTCAGGAAATGATCGAAAAAATCCGCGAACAAGTTGGCGACAAACAGGTGATCTGTGGTTTGTCCGGTGGCGTTGATAGTTCGGTCACCGCGATCCTTTTGCACGAAGCGATTGGGGATCAGCTGACATGTGTGTTTGTCGATCATGGATTGCTGCGCAAAGACGAAGCCACCGAAGTGGTTGCGATGTTCCGCGACAATTACAACATTAAACTGATCCATGCCGATGAAAGTGATCTGTTCCTAGGCGAATTGGACGGTCAGTCCGATCCGGAAACCAAACGCAAAATCATCGGCAAGCTGTTCATTGATGTGTTCCAGAAACATGCGGACAGCATTGAGGGCGCAGAATTTCTGGCCCAAGGCACCTTATACCCCGATGTGATCGAAAGCGTGTCGTTCAGCGGCGGACCATCCGTGACAATCAAGTCGCACCATAATGTGGGCGGCCTACCTGAAAAGATGGGCCTGAAACTGGTCGAACCTCTGCGTGAATTGTTCAAAGACGAAGTGCGCGCCTTGGGGCTTGAACTGGGCCTGCCCCAAAGCTTTATCGGGCGGCACCCCTTCCCCGGGCCCGGTTTGGCCATTCGTTGTCCCGGTGAAATCACCCGCGAAAAGCTGGAAATCCTGCGCGAAGCCGACGCGGTTTACATCGATCAGATCCGCAAACACGGGCTATATGATGAAATCTGGCAGGCCTTTGTCGCGATTTTGCCTGTGCGCACCGTTGGCGTGATGGGCGATGGCCGCACCTATGATTTTGCCTGCGCTTTGCGTGCCGTGACATCCGTGGACGGGATGACGGCCGATTATTATCCGTTTACCCATGAATTCCTTGGCGAAACCGCCACCCGGATCATCAACGAAGTCAAAGGTATCAATCGCTGTACCTATGACATTACGTCGAAACCTCCGGGGACAATCGAATGGGAATGA
- a CDS encoding Lin0512 family protein: MENLLTEFGMGTSLRRGDYTEAAKRALQNALWHNSINLAELFGFPKTAMQIRVEIGVQHPDKVDISALGDIFPYGQTDFHVVQGGLDIPRPEGTGNPTIIANVALSVSFDMERAE, encoded by the coding sequence TTGGAAAACTTATTAACAGAATTTGGCATGGGCACGTCGCTGCGCCGTGGCGATTATACCGAGGCCGCAAAACGGGCGCTGCAAAATGCGCTATGGCATAATTCAATCAACCTGGCCGAATTGTTTGGCTTTCCCAAAACTGCCATGCAGATCCGCGTCGAAATCGGGGTGCAGCACCCAGACAAGGTGGATATTTCTGCGTTAGGCGACATTTTCCCCTATGGGCAGACCGATTTTCATGTCGTGCAGGGGGGATTGGACATTCCGCGCCCCGAAGGCACTGGAAACCCGACCATTATTGCCAATGTGGCCTTGTCAGTGTCCTTTGATATGGAGCGTGCAGAATGA
- a CDS encoding Lin0512 family protein, whose amino-acid sequence MTDQSTNHGRLIIAMGMGTCLLGRDNYTKSALHAIEDAHQHSKLSILKRLNIAPKDIRVKITVGVQQPDNVAASEFYSQLSDQPEIHVVKGGLNVTDPETGAPMIVASAAVEVFLPQQEGWTLR is encoded by the coding sequence ATGACAGATCAAAGCACAAATCACGGCCGATTGATCATCGCGATGGGAATGGGCACCTGTTTGTTAGGGCGCGACAATTACACCAAGTCAGCGCTGCACGCGATTGAGGATGCCCACCAACATTCAAAATTGTCGATTTTGAAACGGTTAAACATCGCGCCCAAGGATATTCGCGTGAAAATCACCGTTGGCGTGCAACAGCCTGACAATGTCGCTGCATCTGAATTTTATTCGCAGCTGTCCGATCAGCCCGAAATCCATGTGGTCAAAGGCGGCTTGAACGTCACAGACCCAGAAACCGGCGCCCCTATGATTGTTGCGTCTGCTGCGGTTGAGGTGTTTTTGCCCCAACAAGAGGGCTGGACGTTACGTTAA
- a CDS encoding trimethylamine methyltransferase family protein, with protein MGEAVRTRRTRGGGGAARRAERTTLKIETAKVIKREIPNLDILSDEALDIIEYNADTVLEEVGVNFVENPEALKRWKEAGATIVGERVHIPRGMARELCKTAPSSFVQHARNPEKSVEIGGNNLVLAPVYGPPFVRDADGGRRYATLADFQKFVKLTYMSKYLHHSGGTVCEPTDVPVNKRHLDMLLAHMTLSDKPFMGSVTEPSRAQDSVEMCEILFGKDFVQNNTVMTSLINANSPLTFDNVMMGALEVFAANNQACIVSPFIVGGAMAPVSIVGTLTQVLAEVMAGVAYSQLVRPGAPVIFGTFVTSIDMNSGAPTFGTPEASKITHGAGQLARRMGLPYRSAGSFNGSKIPDAQAAYETANSLNAGLTSGVNFMLHSAGWLEGGLVADFEKFVMDADQLGVLHGLAKGVDISENGQAMDAIREVGPGGHYLGCDHTQANYKDAFWRSDLLDYKPFETWEDEGARDTRTLASVRVQKLIDGYQQPPLDPEILRQLNEYVAAKKASMPDAFN; from the coding sequence ATGGGCGAAGCGGTTAGAACACGCAGAACACGCGGCGGCGGCGGTGCTGCACGACGTGCCGAACGCACCACATTAAAGATCGAAACGGCCAAGGTGATCAAACGCGAGATTCCGAATTTGGATATTCTCAGCGACGAAGCCTTGGATATTATCGAATATAATGCCGACACAGTGTTAGAAGAAGTCGGGGTCAACTTTGTTGAAAACCCCGAAGCCCTAAAGCGTTGGAAAGAAGCCGGTGCAACCATTGTGGGTGAACGGGTGCATATTCCGCGCGGAATGGCGCGTGAATTGTGCAAAACCGCCCCCAGTTCGTTTGTGCAACATGCGCGCAATCCAGAAAAATCCGTTGAAATCGGGGGCAATAACCTTGTTCTGGCGCCGGTTTACGGCCCGCCTTTTGTTCGGGATGCAGACGGTGGTCGCCGCTACGCAACTTTGGCTGATTTCCAGAAATTCGTCAAACTGACCTATATGTCGAAATACCTGCATCATTCCGGGGGCACGGTTTGTGAACCTACGGATGTGCCTGTAAATAAACGACATTTGGACATGTTGCTGGCGCATATGACATTGTCTGACAAACCTTTTATGGGGTCTGTCACCGAACCCAGCCGCGCCCAAGACAGCGTTGAAATGTGCGAAATCCTGTTTGGCAAAGATTTTGTTCAAAACAACACGGTGATGACATCGCTGATCAACGCCAATTCGCCGCTGACATTTGACAATGTCATGATGGGCGCGCTTGAAGTGTTTGCCGCAAATAACCAAGCTTGCATCGTGTCGCCGTTCATTGTTGGCGGGGCCATGGCGCCTGTGTCGATTGTCGGGACGTTGACGCAGGTTCTGGCCGAAGTTATGGCCGGCGTGGCCTATTCACAGCTGGTTCGCCCCGGAGCGCCGGTGATTTTCGGAACCTTTGTCACATCGATCGACATGAATTCAGGTGCGCCGACATTTGGCACACCAGAAGCGTCCAAAATCACCCATGGGGCAGGGCAGTTGGCACGGCGTATGGGCCTGCCTTATCGCTCCGCCGGAAGCTTTAACGGATCCAAAATCCCAGACGCACAAGCCGCTTATGAAACCGCCAATTCCTTGAATGCGGGGTTGACCTCGGGCGTGAACTTTATGTTGCATTCCGCCGGTTGGCTTGAGGGTGGATTGGTTGCGGACTTTGAAAAATTCGTCATGGATGCAGACCAGTTAGGGGTTCTGCACGGATTGGCCAAAGGCGTGGATATCAGCGAAAATGGCCAGGCGATGGATGCCATTCGCGAAGTCGGACCCGGCGGGCATTATCTGGGATGTGATCACACGCAGGCCAATTACAAAGACGCGTTTTGGCGGTCTGACCTGTTGGATTACAAACCATTTGAAACCTGGGAAGACGAAGGCGCCCGTGATACGCGCACCCTGGCATCTGTCCGTGTTCAAAAACTGATCGATGGCTATCAGCAGCCTCCGCTGGACCCAGAGATTCTGCGGCAACTGAATGAATATGTCGCCGCCAAGAAGGCCTCTATGCCGGATGCGTTCAACTAG
- a CDS encoding DUF6477 family protein codes for MQDLIGMINALRRPKLLVRAARFGIDDYVREQHLSRILKRESLPRSGAAILKLLEIEADHEDQRKAKMAEYSIAHHVEVLIALMGEARVLRATTRS; via the coding sequence ATGCAAGACTTAATCGGAATGATCAACGCACTGCGCCGTCCAAAACTCTTGGTACGCGCCGCAAGGTTTGGAATTGATGATTACGTACGTGAACAGCATCTCAGCCGCATTCTAAAACGCGAATCACTGCCGCGCTCTGGGGCGGCGATCCTCAAATTGCTGGAAATCGAAGCGGACCATGAGGATCAGCGCAAAGCAAAGATGGCGGAATATTCCATTGCGCATCACGTTGAGGTTTTGATCGCGTTGATGGGCGAAGCACGGGTGCTGCGCGCCACAACGCGCAGCTGA
- a CDS encoding DUF6456 domain-containing protein → MNGPNQSAVNLSALPGWVPVAARNYLVHTECGLPIRALARTEDCHASTILRQVRRYESRRDDPLVDGALRRLSRMLPDRSQQNDNEETRSVTMHTGVIESETPSAETLEMEGSRILRRLCEAGAVLAVARDMDKAVVVRDGVDGATSRTAVVDQPIAQAMALKDWITCDDPTARIARYHITTAGRSALKELLASQENRANGMGDAAVSGLGNSGATGRDCADNSEVHRIRVNMAESPLIGLSRRRDKDGKPFLSRDLVAAGERLREDFELAQMGPKVAQDWDSFLVGAGGDAAGSGGHSEGSSASAAKDRVGAALSDLGPGLGDVALRCCCFLEGMEQTEKRMGWSARSGKIVLRIALQRLKRHYDELGQFAPRIG, encoded by the coding sequence ATGAACGGACCCAATCAGAGTGCCGTGAACTTGTCAGCCTTACCCGGTTGGGTCCCTGTGGCTGCCCGCAACTACCTTGTGCATACGGAATGTGGTCTGCCTATTCGCGCGCTTGCCCGAACAGAAGATTGCCACGCCTCTACGATTTTGCGGCAGGTGCGCCGATACGAAAGCCGGCGCGATGATCCGCTTGTTGATGGGGCGCTGCGCCGATTGTCGCGCATGTTGCCTGATCGAAGCCAACAAAACGATAACGAGGAGACGCGGTCGGTGACCATGCATACAGGCGTGATTGAAAGCGAAACCCCAAGTGCTGAAACACTGGAAATGGAAGGCAGCCGCATTCTGCGTCGGCTCTGTGAAGCGGGGGCCGTTTTGGCGGTTGCACGTGACATGGACAAAGCGGTGGTAGTGCGGGACGGCGTCGATGGCGCAACCAGCCGCACGGCCGTTGTTGATCAACCGATCGCCCAGGCAATGGCACTAAAGGATTGGATCACATGTGATGATCCAACGGCGCGCATTGCGCGATATCACATCACAACGGCCGGTCGTTCCGCGCTAAAGGAATTGTTGGCCTCACAGGAAAACCGCGCCAATGGCATGGGGGATGCTGCGGTGTCCGGGCTGGGGAACAGTGGTGCAACGGGCCGGGATTGTGCAGACAATTCAGAGGTGCATCGCATTCGGGTCAACATGGCCGAAAGCCCTCTAATTGGGTTGTCGCGTCGGCGTGACAAGGATGGAAAACCATTTCTTTCCCGTGATTTAGTTGCTGCAGGTGAACGCCTAAGAGAAGATTTTGAACTGGCTCAGATGGGACCAAAAGTGGCGCAGGATTGGGACAGCTTTTTGGTCGGGGCTGGTGGTGACGCCGCTGGATCAGGCGGACATTCCGAAGGCAGTTCAGCCAGCGCTGCCAAAGATCGCGTTGGCGCTGCCCTGTCCGATTTGGGGCCCGGGCTTGGGGATGTGGCGCTGCGGTGCTGCTGTTTCCTAGAGGGCATGGAGCAAACAGAAAAACGCATGGGGTGGTCCGCGCGTTCGGGCAAAATTGTTTTGCGCATCGCGCTTCAAAGATTGAAACGACACTATGATGAGCTGGGCCAATTCGCGCCGCGAATTGGATAA
- a CDS encoding catalase: protein MTQKRLTTTAGAPIADNQNALTAGARGPVLMQDYQLIEKLAHQNRERIPERVVHAKGWGAFGTLKVTHDISKYTRAKVFQPGTETPMLARFSTVAGESGAADHERDVRGFALKFYTEEGNWDLVGNNTPVFFLRDPYKFPDFIHTQKRHPRSNLRSPNAMWDFWSLSPEALHQVTILMSDRGLPQSPAQMNGYGSHTYSLWNDDGERFWVKFHFKTLQGHAHYTNEEGANIVGQTREGYQEALYGGIESGDFPKWRVCIQVMPEMDAEKTSYNPFDLTKVWPHADYPLIEVGVMELNRNPENYFAEIEQSAFSPSNIVPGIGFSPDKMLQARIFSYADAHRYRLGTHYEALPVNAPKCPVHHYHKDGSMNFMGQQTGARDAYYEPNTMGGAVEDPSVAEPPLRISGDADRYNHRDGNDDYVQPRALHNLMNDAERARLYQNTAASIVGVDAIILDRALDHYDQISPAYGKGIRDALSKLTS from the coding sequence ATGACCCAGAAACGTTTGACCACCACCGCAGGTGCCCCCATCGCGGACAATCAAAACGCATTGACCGCTGGCGCGCGTGGCCCGGTGTTGATGCAGGATTATCAATTGATCGAAAAACTGGCCCATCAAAACCGGGAACGTATCCCAGAACGGGTTGTGCATGCCAAAGGCTGGGGCGCGTTTGGCACGTTGAAAGTCACCCATGACATTTCCAAATACACCCGTGCCAAGGTTTTCCAACCCGGAACCGAAACCCCAATGTTGGCGCGTTTTTCCACCGTTGCAGGCGAATCTGGCGCTGCGGATCACGAACGCGACGTGCGGGGATTTGCGCTTAAATTCTATACAGAAGAAGGCAACTGGGATCTGGTTGGGAACAACACGCCGGTATTTTTCCTGCGCGATCCGTATAAATTCCCCGATTTCATTCACACCCAAAAACGCCATCCGCGCAGCAATCTGCGCAGCCCCAATGCGATGTGGGATTTCTGGAGCCTCAGCCCAGAAGCGCTTCATCAAGTGACCATTTTGATGTCAGATCGGGGTTTGCCCCAATCCCCGGCCCAGATGAATGGCTATGGGTCACACACCTATTCGCTGTGGAATGATGACGGCGAACGATTCTGGGTAAAGTTCCATTTCAAAACCCTGCAGGGACACGCCCATTACACCAATGAAGAAGGTGCGAACATCGTCGGTCAAACCCGTGAAGGGTACCAAGAAGCGCTGTATGGAGGGATCGAAAGCGGGGATTTTCCGAAATGGCGGGTGTGCATTCAGGTGATGCCTGAAATGGATGCCGAAAAAACATCCTATAACCCGTTCGATCTGACCAAAGTGTGGCCACATGCCGATTATCCGTTGATCGAGGTTGGGGTGATGGAGCTTAACAGAAATCCAGAAAACTATTTCGCTGAGATCGAACAATCCGCGTTTAGCCCATCCAATATCGTCCCCGGAATCGGATTTAGCCCCGACAAAATGCTTCAGGCGCGAATCTTTTCTTATGCGGATGCCCATCGTTATCGTCTGGGAACCCATTACGAAGCCCTGCCAGTTAACGCTCCTAAATGCCCTGTTCATCATTATCACAAAGACGGTTCCATGAATTTCATGGGCCAACAGACAGGCGCGCGCGATGCTTATTATGAACCAAACACAATGGGCGGAGCGGTCGAAGATCCTAGTGTTGCAGAACCACCATTGCGGATTTCCGGGGATGCCGATCGCTATAATCATCGCGATGGCAATGACGATTATGTGCAACCGCGGGCTTTGCATAATTTGATGAACGACGCGGAACGGGCGCGTTTGTATCAAAACACCGCCGCCAGCATCGTTGGGGTTGATGCGATCATTTTGGATCGTGCATTGGATCATTACGATCAGATTAGCCCGGCCTATGGCAAAGGTATTCGTGATGCGCTGTCCAAACTGACCAGCTAA